A single region of the Lotus japonicus ecotype B-129 chromosome 4, LjGifu_v1.2 genome encodes:
- the LOC130710292 gene encoding autophagy-related protein 11 produces MSSSSFNRSMTVHGSQLLVHIAENGHSFELDCDENMLVEAVMRSIESVTGISFSDQLVLCLDMKLEPQRSLAAYKLPSDDREVFIFNKARLQNNSPPPPPEQVDIPNLEPPSLSSPRDRHPLDDALDPALKALPSYERQFRHHYHQGHAIYTGTMVKYEHCERLLREQMVQERAVEVARGNLDQYYRMINQNYGDFMKRYMHQYRIHSDLLVNFGKGIEKLRSVKLHPALQTANRKCLLDLVKEENLRKSVDNCTSSHKQFENKVSQFKQTFGEVKRRVEDLLSSRAFLPIKNLEQAIKEHQRFITEQKSIMQSLSKDVNTVKKLVDDCLSSQLSSSLRPHDAVSALGPMYDVHDKSHLPKMQDCDHAISKLLDFCKEKKNEMNIFVHNYMQNITYVSYLIKDQKLQFPVFKEAMVRQDGLFVDLKLFHGIGPAYRACLAEVVRRKASMKLYMGMAGQLAERLATKREAEVRRREEFLRAHSSCIPREVLASMGLFDTPNQCDVNIAPFDLGLLNIDIIDVDRYAPEHLVGVTSKLEKHGSFKSSSTLTSDSSHLTESVDIAADSIERYDSEDLLDGSELIEIAGTSKLEVENAKLKAELASRIALICSLCPEVEYESLDDERVDNILKNATEKTTEALRLKDEYVKHVQSMLKMKQLQCVSYEKRIQELEQKLSDQYVQGLKTSSVNDAGDFPLVAGKTDNYKSECTSGEAHMPYISTTEPMDEVSCISSSLDAKLGLFTEHTGKTLDGLDENMLDSSGVQNPQLDSSMMEPHREEAQSGDKDKKDKIVGQLGLSLTHSSTAESMPVSHSAVCPELDSKVNDDKLLELRSELADKANQLNENETKLKAVMEEVTVLRRELEASRKLLDESQLNCAHLENCLHEAREEAQTQKSSADRRASEYSSLRASVIKTRSFFERLKTCVYSPGGVAAFADSLRNLAQSLANSANDRDDDDIAEFRKCIRVLADKVGFLSRHREELHEKYTRMEAANEQLRKELEEKIDQVKTYYNKHQLEKQANKEKISFGCLEVHEIGAFVLTPGGHYEAISRNCSNYYLSAESVALFTEHLPSRPNYIVGQIVHIEHQIVKAVPEHGKLTPDKLALNSGSTSSNPYGLPVGCEYFLVTVAMLPDTTIHSSSPS; encoded by the exons ATGAGTTCTTCTAGCTTCAATAGAAGTATGACAGTCCATGGGAGCCAGCTGCTGGTTCATATTGCTGAGAATGGACACTCCTTTGAGTTGGACTGTGATGAGAACATGCTTGTTGAGGCTGTGATGAGGTCTATTGAATCGGTTACTGGGATTAGCTTCAGTGATCAACTTGTTCTTTGTCTGGATATGAAGCTTGAGCCGCAGCGGTCGCTCGCGGCGTACAAGCTTCCATCTGATGATAGGGAAGTGTTCATATTCAACAAAGCGAGGCTTCAGAATAACTCGCCGCCTCCACCTCCGGAGCAAGTCGATATCCCCAATTTGGAGCCACCATCATTGTCGTCCCCTCGTGATCGGCACCCTCTTGATGATGCTTTGGATCCTGCTTTGAAGGCTTTGCCTTCTTATGAGCGGCAATTTAGGCACCATTATCATCAGGGGCATGCAATTTATACTGGTACCATGGTGAAGTATGAGCATTGTGAGAGGCTTTTGAGAGAACAGATGGTCCAAGAAAGAGCAGTGGAGGTTGCAAGGGGTAATTTGGATCAGTACTATAGAATGATTAACCAAAACTATGGAGATTTCATGAAACGTTATATGCATCAATACAGGATTCATTCTGATCTTTTGGTAAATTTTGGAAAGGGTATTGAGAAACTAAGATCTGTCAAACTTCACCCTGCTTTGCAAACTGCTAATCGCAAATGCTTACTGGATTTGGTGAAGGAAGAAAACTTGCGGAAGTCAGTGGATAATTGCACTAGCTCCCACAAGCAGTTTGAGAATAAAGTGTCACAATTCAAGCAGACTTTTGGGGAAGTGAAGCGCCGGGTTGAGGACTTGTTGTCCAGCAGGGCTTTCTTGCCCATCAAAAACTTAGAACAAGCAATTAAAGAACATCAGAGATTTATAACTGAACAAAAGAGTATCATGCAATCTCTGAG CAAGGATGTTAACACTGTAAAGAAACTGGTGGATGATTGTCTGTCCTCTCAGTTGTCCTCCTCGCTCCGTCCTCATGATGCGGTTTCAGCACTGGGTCCTATGTATGATGTTCATGACAAAAGCCACTTGCCTAAAATGCAGGATTGTGATCATGCTATTTCTAAGCTACTTGACTTTTGCAAGGAAAAGAAGAATGAAATGAACATCTTTGTCCACAATTACATGCAAAACATCACTTATGTTTCTTATCTCATCAAAGATCAGAAGCTACAATTCCCTGTGTTCAAAGAGGCAATGGTTCGTCAGGATGGTTTGTTCGTGGATTTAAAGTTGTTCCATGGTATTGGTCCTGCATATAGAGCTTGCCTTGCAGAAGTAGTGAGACGGAAGGCTTCTATGAAGTTGTACATGGGCATGGCTGGGCAATTGGCTGAAAGGCTTGCTACAAAACGGGAGGCTGAGGTAAGGAGACGGGAGGAGTTTTTGAGAGCTCATAGTTCATGCATTCCTAGAGAAGTATTAGCATCTATGGGGTTGTTTGACACTCCTAACCAATGTGATGTCAATATAGCTCCATTTGATCTTGGTTTGCTTAATATTGACATAATAGATGTGGATCGTTATGCTCCTGAGCATCTAGTAGGAGTAACTTCCAAGCTGGAGAAGCATGGAAGCTTCAAAAGCTCATCTACTTTGACTAGTGATAGCTCTCACTTGACCGAGTCTGTAGATATTGCTGCTGACTCAATTGAGAGATATGATTCTGAAGACCTTCTTGATGGCAGTGAGTTGATAGAAATTGCAGGAACCTCTAAGTTGGAAGTTGAGAATGCAAAACTGAAAGCTGAGCTTGCTTCTAGAATAGCTTTAATATGTTCCCTCTGCCCTGAGGTAGAGTACGAGTCACTGGATGATGAAAGGGTTGATAATATACTGAAGAATGCCACTGAGAAGACAACAGAAGCCTTGCGTTTGAAAGATGAATATGTCAAACATGTTCAATCCATGCTCAAGATGAAACAGTTACAATGTGTGTCATATGAAAAACGTATTCAAGAATTGGAGCAGAAATTGTCTGATCAGTATGTGCAGGGCTTGAAGACATCTAGTGTAAATGATGCAGGTGACTTTCCCCTTGTGGCTGGGAAGACAGATAATTACAAGTCAGAATGCACTAGTGGTGAAGCCCACATGCCTTACATATCTACTACTGAACCCATGGATGAAGTTTCATGCATCTCAAGCTCCTTGGATGCAAAACTTGGCCTGTTCACAGAACATACTGGTAAAACTCTAGATGGGCTGGACGAGAACATGTTGGATTCCTCTGGAGTACAGAACCCTCAGTTAGATTCATCTATGATGGAACCTCATCGTGAAGAAGCACAAAGTGGTGATAAAGATAAAAAAGATAAGATAGTGGGACAATTGGGCTTGTCACTAACACACAGTTCTACTGCTGAGAGCATGCCTGTATCACATTCAGCAGTTTGTCCAGAATTGGATTCAAAAGTAAATGATGACAAGTTGTTGGAATTACGAAGTGAGCTTGCAGATAAGGCAAATCaattaaatgaaaatgaaacCAAGCTCAAAGCTGTTATGGAGGAGGTTACTGTGCTCAGGAGGGAGTTGGAAGCAAGTCGAAAACTACTTGATGAATCTCAG TTGAATTGTGCTCATCTGGAGAATTGTTTGCATGAGGCAAGAGAGGAAGCTCAGACACAAAAAAGCTCTGCTGACAGGAGGGCCTCAGAGTATAGTTCACTGCGTGCATCTGTTATAAAAACGCGGAGCTTTTTTGAAAGACTCAAAACCTGTGTTTATTCTCCTGGTGGTGTGGCTGCTTTTGCAGATTCCCTGCGCAATTTAGCGCAATCTTTGGCCAA tTCTGCTAATGACAGAGATGATGATGACATTGCTGAGTTCCGAAAATGCATTCGTGTATTGGCCGATAAAGTTGGTTTCTTATCCAGGCACCGTGAAGAACTGCATGAGAAGTATACAAGAATGGAAGCTGCCAACGAACAACTTCGGAAAGAATTGGAGGAGAAAATAGATCAGGTCAAAACTTATTACAATAAGCATCAACTTGAGAAGCAG GCAAATAAAGAGAAGATTTCTTTTGGTTGTCTGGAAGTTCATGAGATTGGCGCCTTTGTGCTCACTCCAGGTGGGCACTATGAGGCAATTAGCAGGAACTGCTCTAACTACTACTTATCTGCTGAATCTGTGGCCCTGTTTACAGAGCATCTTCCAAGCAGACCTAACTACATTGTTGGACAAATTGTGCATATTGAACACCAAATTGTGAAGGCAGTGCCTGAGCATGGTAAATTGACCCCTGACAAGTTGGCCTTGAATTCAGGATCAACTTCTTCAAACCCATATGGTCTCCCTGTTGGCTGTGAATATTTTCTAGTGACAGTAGCCATGTTACCTGATACCACCATTCATTCATCTTCTCCTTCCTGA
- the LOC130713177 gene encoding uncharacterized protein LOC130713177, producing the protein MASDSPTQFSILDEPGPLGLKLRKSPSLVELISMKLSQGSSTMVVANVKDENLNSGVKKEKQGAAASSSRSVVKHKASNFPASLLRIGSWEYKSRFEGDLVAKCYYAKNKLVWEVLEGELKSKIEIQWSDIMALKADFPVNGPSSLTVVLARPPIFFMETNPQPKKHTVWQATSDFTYGQASDYRQHFLQCPQGVLNRHFEKLIQCDARLNFLSRQPEITLDSPHFHFYGRPSAYKNPGNLKDHDLNQVNGKGSASSRFQDIGSSHSLLSPSFKIEQNSPPGISLDSLPCEASSHSSGMDRLATEGNSSSETDSKGPRNLDQMQMPGLRHSMSVSDFIGHIEHCLSEEMISGNPSFSDRISEYQEMLDDISQHLLNDNQATEASSDEKSLMTRVNSLRSLLQKDPAAVQNPHGKASAVEGPEDGGNIQGGSHDHESMQDNRIEIDVKAADEDLRDVSGGKQAPGMTRKDSFAELLFNLPRIASLPKFLYNISEEDR; encoded by the exons ATGGCTTCTGATTCTCCTACCCAGTTTAGCATACTTGATGAACCTGGGCCTTTGGGTCTAAAACTGAGGAAAAGCCCTTCACTAGTGGAGTTGATAAGTATGAAGCTTTCTCAAGGGAGTAGTACTATGGTTGTTGCAAATGTAAAGGATGAAAACTTGAATTCTGGAGTGAAAAAGGAGAAACAGGGTGCTGCTGCTTCTTCATCAAGGTCTGTTGTAAAGCATAAGGCTTCAAATTTCCCAGCTTCACTTTTAAGAATCGGATCATGGGAG TATAAATCAAGATTTGAGGGAGACTTAGTGGCCAAGTGTTACTATGCCAAAAATAAGCTTGTTTGGGAAGTTCTTGAAGGTGAACTGAAGAGCAAAATTGAAATCCAGTGGTCAGATATCATGGCACTTAAGGCAGATTTTCCTGTTAATGGACCTAGCTCATTGACTGTAGTG CTTGCTAGACCGCCTATTTTCTTCATGGAGACTAATCCTCAGCCTAAAAAGCATACAGTCTGGCAAGCAACTTCAGATTTTACTTATGGACAGGCCAGCGATTATAG GCAGCATTTTTTGCAATGTCCCCAAGGAGTGCTAAACAGGCATTTTGAAAAGCTTATCCAGTGTGACGCCCGTCTTAACTTCTTAAGCCGACAGCCAGAGATAACTTTGGATTCacctcattttcatttttatggaCGACCTTCTGCTTATAAGAACCCTGGCAATCTGAAAGATCATGATTTGAACCAAGTCAATGGTAAAGGATCTGCCTCATCTCGTTTTCAGGACATAGGATCATCTCATTCACTTCTGTCTCCATCATTTAAAATCGAGCAAAATAGTCCTCCTGGCATTTCCTTGGATAGTCTGCCCTGTGAGGCATCTTCCCACAGTTCAG GCATGGATCGTCTTGCAACTGAAGGGAATTCAAGCTCTGAAACTGATTCCAAGGGCCCAAGAAATTTGGATCAGATGCAAATGCCCGGGCTCCGTCATTCTATGTCAGTGAGCGATTTTATCGGCCACATTGAACATTGCCTTTCTGAAGAAATGATCTCCGGGAATCCATCCTTTTCTGACAGAATATCAGAGTACCAGGAAATGCTAGATGACATTTCACAGCATCTACTTAATGACAATCAAGCTACAGAAGCTTCTTCTGATGAAAAATCACTCATGACAAGGGTCAATTCTCTTCGCAGTCTTCTGCAGAAAGATCCTGCGGCAGTGCAGAATCCTCATGGCAAGGCAAGTGCTGTTGAAGGACCTGAAGATGGAGGAAATATTCAAGGTGGCAGCCATGACCATGAGTCAATGCAGGACAATAGAATTGAAATAGATGTCAAGGCTGCTGATGAGGACTTGAGAGATGTTTCTGGTGGCAAGCAGGCTCCCGGCATGACCAGGAAAGACTCCTTTGCAGAGCTGCTTTTTAATCTCCCTCGAATCGCATCTCTTCCAAAATTCTTGTACAACATATCAGAAGAGGATAGGTGA